DNA from Roseimicrobium sp. ORNL1:
TTATTGCGCGGAGCAGTGGATCTTGAGGTGCAATATCCAGAGAGGCAACCCTCTCCGTGGCGGGTCCAGTTCCTCTCCCAGGAGCGGCTGGATGAATATTCAGGACGCTATTTCCACGCAGGAGTGCCCTCTCCGGAGGAGATGTGCCTAGGGCGCCATTTGTCCCCCAAAGAGGAGAAAGAACTGCAGAAACTGCTCGACGGCATCGATCCCTATCGCCTCAAAAACGAATGGGACGCGTTTCTGCGCGCAAAGCCGGAAGCCGCCAGCAAGGTAGTCGAGCTTTATGCCGAGGTGTGCAGTCGTTCGCTCCGCGAGCAGATTCATGCGTGCTTCATCCATCATCCCAATGCCGGCGCAAAGCTCGAGAAGTTCCTGGAGGTGATCAAAGCCGCCGGTGGCGATGTGGAGAAGATTGAGGGCGACCACCCGGAGCAATTTGAAGCAGATGACGACGTCTGCAATAGGCTGCGGCTAGCCGACCTGCTTAGGCTCGTGCGTGATCGTTTCTATTTGCTGAACCGACGGTTTGCTGGCGACCATGGGATGATCGAAGAGTGGCACACCTTGGGCATCGTGGCGGAAAAGGTGGTGACGGTGAAACCTGACGATGGGGAGAAGAAGGAGATCCCCGTGCAGGTCGAAGTGGGGCGGAACAAATTCGATGGCCTGACGTCCCGCGATTATTTCCATCTCTTCATGAACATCGAGAAGCATTCCGGATTTCCGGAATACGCCAAGACCCTGGCGCAAAGCTTCCTCGATGAAGCCCAAACCTTTGTGGATCAAAAGGGCCTTGAAGACTCAAGCCATCCCGAATCGTTCGTTGAATATTCAGTAACGAATTTTCACGCCAAGCTGGAACAGATTTATGAGATTCTAAGGCAGGGGGCTGCGGGTGCCCGCCCATGGGTCACCACCCAGACGCGCGCATCGCAAATCCGGCGAATCATAGGCAACTCTGCTTTCAATCAGACGGATGGCGCCTGGCTGCGCTTCGCGGCCAATGCTGGCCCTGCGGACGAGATCAAAGGACTGCTTTTTGAGGTGTGGAGCGACGAAACCGGGAATGGCGACCCCGCCAAGCATCATGGCAACCTGTATACAGCGTTCGTGAATGAACTGGGATTCTTCCCCCCGGAAATCGGCACGCGTGCGTACGCGGACGCGCCGGAGATAGACACAAGCTCTTTCGCTGGTGCTGTCGTACAACTGGCCATCTCCCAGCATTCCGAGGAGTTCTTCCCGGAGATTCTGGGCATGACGCTTTTCCTGGAATGGGAAGTGTTGAGTTTGGTGCCTATCGTGAAGCGGCTCGAATATTTGGGGATAAACAGTCACTTCTATCGCATGCATGTCGCTATCGACAATGCCACGGAAGGTCATGGAGCCGCGGCCAAACGCGCCGTGCAACTGTACCTGGATCATGTTTTCAATGAAGGGGGGGTAGCGGCGCAGCAGGCGCACTGGAGGCGGGTCTGGCGTGGGTTCGTAGCTTTTGCCCTGAGCGGAGGTAACAAGAACGGAGGCATCGCAGAGGAAACACTCCTCCGAACTTACCCAGGCAATGCCTACGATCAGGTCGTTGAGCTCATCACGAGAAAGAAACCCTACGGGAATCTGAACCACTCGCGGAAGCACCTCGGCCAATTCCGAATCAACGACCTTTTCGACGATCCTGACATTTTCCTTGAGGAACTCGCCCAGTCCAAATGGATCAAGCCGGGTGACCCGGCGGGCAGCCTGCTCCTCTCGCACTTAACCTCATTTCAAGGCCCCATGTATAAGATCTTTGATGAGGCCGATCTCCAAAAGTGGCGCAACTGGATCATCTGGCTTGGCGGCCAGTCCGATACAGGTTCCTCGAGGAAATTCGTCACCAAAGGCGAGGCGATGCTTATCTTGCTGACCGAGCTGCGCGAGCGTGCCATGGCCAGCCATCCCCATTCACGGTACAAACTAGACGTAACCGATATCAAGAAGAAGCAACCTCCGAAGAAGATGAGCATCCAGGAATTGTTTGCTCATGGCGACCTGACCGTCCTGATGAAGGCCCTAAAAGACCGCGACAATGGCTGGGTGGTGCCGGGCCAGCCCGATGAAAGCGCGCTGCTCGTCGACATGGCACGCGCGGACCGGCCCATGGGAAAAGCCTTGGATGAACGCTTCCCTGCGGCCGGAAATCAAATTGGCCGACGCATCATTCTGGAGTGGATCGACGCCGGTTGCCCGATCCCTGGTGAAGCTCAACCCACTGCAGAGCAGTTGGCAAAAGCGCGCCCTGAGCGACCTCAGCGGCTGATCGTCCAAGAGTTCGGCCTCGGTGCCGTCCATTGAGCCGACCATCGCTGGAGCCTGACATGCACAGCCTCACCCACCCCCGCCCCTCAAACATCAAGCGCACCTCGCCGCAGCCCGGCACGAGAATTCAGCGGTAACCGGCGATGGTAGACTTTGATGCGGTCATCGTGGGCGGTGGCGTGGCTGGGGCGTCAGCAGCCCTGGCCATCGCCCGCGCTGGCGGACGAGTGGTGGTATTGGAGGCCTGCGTGGCAATGGGGCGCCGCGTCGGCGAAACGCTCGATCCTGCGGCAAAACCGCTCTTGGAGTCCCTCGGAGTTTGGGACGCCATCGCAGACATGCACCACATTCCTTGCCCTGGCACCGTGTCTCTCTGGGGGGCACCGCGTCCGGCGGAGAGGGATTTCATTTTTAACCCGTACGGCCAGGCATGGCAGCTTGACCGCGCAAGCTTCGATGAAATGCTCCTTTCACAAGCGGAGCAGAGCGGCATCCCCATCTGGCGCGGACAAAGCGGGGAGCATTTCGAGCGGGTCGGTGCCGGCTGGGAGGTGAAGCTAACGGATGAGACGGTGCGTGCTTCCTGGCTGATCGATGCCACAGGGCGCCGCTCCAGCGTGGCGCGCCGACTCGGCTTCAAGCGGGAAACACTTGATCAATTGGTCGCTATTCATTGCTCCGCGACTACCGTCGGCGACGAAGATCGGGATGGCCGCCTCTTCCTGGAGGCTCTCCCCTACGGGTGGTGCTATTCCGTGCTAGTCCCAGGCGGCCGGCGAGTATTCTCGCTGCAGACGGATGCCGATCTCCTGCCCACGCAGGAATGGCGGGAGGTTGCCTGGATCGTACGATGCCTGCGCGAATCAGCCCTGCTCTCTCGCCATATCAGGCAGCAGCGCTATACTTTTTCGGACCCTCCGCAACTGACCTCGGCTCACTCCGGCCGATTGGAACGCTTTGCTGGTGATGGTTGGCTCGCGGTGGGAGATGCTGCCATGTCCTTCGATCCTCTGTCCGGCCAAGGTATTCTAAAGGCGGTGAAGTCAGGACTGCAGGCTGCGGAGGTGGTACTTCACAATAGCCAGGCAAGTCGCGAACAGTTCGAAGCCTATCACGAACTTATGTGGCAAGACTTTGTCGGCAGCCGCAAGCGCTACTACGCAAGCGAGCAGCGGTGGCGTGCGAATTCTTTTTGGTCTCGTCGTTGATTCACGATGCGGGAGCCGACCCGCTCAGCCTGAAAGAATGTTTGCGCCAGGTCTTTAAGCCCATAGGAGCGCCAAAACTTTGCATTCACCCCGCCAAGCACTTTGCTTGACGTGAATAGCCAATGTCACCACACCCTTACCGACTGGCGAATGCCGGCAAGAACACCACCATAAGCGGCCTGCCCA
Protein-coding regions in this window:
- a CDS encoding FAD-dependent monooxygenase, which encodes MVDFDAVIVGGGVAGASAALAIARAGGRVVVLEACVAMGRRVGETLDPAAKPLLESLGVWDAIADMHHIPCPGTVSLWGAPRPAERDFIFNPYGQAWQLDRASFDEMLLSQAEQSGIPIWRGQSGEHFERVGAGWEVKLTDETVRASWLIDATGRRSSVARRLGFKRETLDQLVAIHCSATTVGDEDRDGRLFLEALPYGWCYSVLVPGGRRVFSLQTDADLLPTQEWREVAWIVRCLRESALLSRHIRQQRYTFSDPPQLTSAHSGRLERFAGDGWLAVGDAAMSFDPLSGQGILKAVKSGLQAAEVVLHNSQASREQFEAYHELMWQDFVGSRKRYYASEQRWRANSFWSRR
- a CDS encoding LodA/GoxA family CTQ-dependent oxidase, whose product is MATKHTKKATAPAGKLAKNEIAYAKIFPPIGIARVGKSTEEEDCFIGPEDPADLAHRKEGFSFRDGRGELKRQASRFRIFGFTKDGHLVQEITSKEARITWTVQLANKKAGWFQFDGARNAIASITGDRELTEGGASTLRNSHLPGGFAHKPNGPLGKKYEPDSTRAKQGLDIIPPPVTIEGENKRTKRPKAGEKEQNYEFRGLFKNIKEVYLGELRTDKAGRLMVLGGHGISDAIDEKGNSIKDKRWIQNYANNLDWCDDIADGYVKAEVSLLGGKKVEVKGDAWVATAPPDFAPDVTNIVTLRDVLEDAVYATGRNAMTAEMPMVPLPNQTVFDRDIRPILKRMADYRWVSEIALRGHGFGKPGDFDKQMDDLGDPDNDRIAPVRQHIVDLIRKPIYFVPGAVVDGIPADPKQTDKLAASEEIIAQATAKFMPPLSGDEDDRTVGKPLTWLTVTHLQYARLQQWAKGNFTKREPRGRIEPHTEITWTAWDAACGGAFYPGMEITSIVRHYGLFETKDAFRLRGQLMEPGDLTKHMACPWQSDFYECQVTWWPAQRPDDVLTEDELAEITASFQEETTGSNTDELERLLMARRRWDRGIDWRRPDGVFLNDRVYGDFKPGRFKTVAEYAANRATSFASLLLRGAVDLEVQYPERQPSPWRVQFLSQERLDEYSGRYFHAGVPSPEEMCLGRHLSPKEEKELQKLLDGIDPYRLKNEWDAFLRAKPEAASKVVELYAEVCSRSLREQIHACFIHHPNAGAKLEKFLEVIKAAGGDVEKIEGDHPEQFEADDDVCNRLRLADLLRLVRDRFYLLNRRFAGDHGMIEEWHTLGIVAEKVVTVKPDDGEKKEIPVQVEVGRNKFDGLTSRDYFHLFMNIEKHSGFPEYAKTLAQSFLDEAQTFVDQKGLEDSSHPESFVEYSVTNFHAKLEQIYEILRQGAAGARPWVTTQTRASQIRRIIGNSAFNQTDGAWLRFAANAGPADEIKGLLFEVWSDETGNGDPAKHHGNLYTAFVNELGFFPPEIGTRAYADAPEIDTSSFAGAVVQLAISQHSEEFFPEILGMTLFLEWEVLSLVPIVKRLEYLGINSHFYRMHVAIDNATEGHGAAAKRAVQLYLDHVFNEGGVAAQQAHWRRVWRGFVAFALSGGNKNGGIAEETLLRTYPGNAYDQVVELITRKKPYGNLNHSRKHLGQFRINDLFDDPDIFLEELAQSKWIKPGDPAGSLLLSHLTSFQGPMYKIFDEADLQKWRNWIIWLGGQSDTGSSRKFVTKGEAMLILLTELRERAMASHPHSRYKLDVTDIKKKQPPKKMSIQELFAHGDLTVLMKALKDRDNGWVVPGQPDESALLVDMARADRPMGKALDERFPAAGNQIGRRIILEWIDAGCPIPGEAQPTAEQLAKARPERPQRLIVQEFGLGAVH